GGTCATCTCCGGCCAGCGACCCTGGGACCTTGTCTTCTACAATGCCGGCGTCGACGTGCACGCCGAGGATCGGCTCGGCCGGCTCTCGCTCAGCGATGACGGCATTCGTGCGCGCGAACGGGCAGTGATCGGCCATTTCCGCCGGCGCGGCATACCGCTGTGCGGTGTCATCGGCGGCGGCTATTCCACCGACGTGCCGGCGTTGGCCGGCCGCCACGCCATCCTGTTCGAGGAAGCGGCGGCCGTAGCCTGAGCGTTATTTGCGATAGCTCGCCAGCCGCAGGATGATGAAGGCCGGCACGACGATCGCGGCACCCAAAAGGATATAGCCGACGAAACGGTCGATGGCGCGGAAGCCCATGTGCCACAGGTCGAGGAAGAAATTTTGGATGCCATAGAGCACGTCGAACGGCGACCAGCCGAAGGCGCTCATGACAATGCCGACCAGGAACGACACCACGACAAGCTTGAGCAGGATCTTGAGCGGCGTGTCGCCGAGAAAGCGGGTCAGTGCAGACAAGGCTCTTCTCCGTTGCAGTCCCTGAGCGTGAGATACGCGCTCGCGGCACTTGCTTCAAGCCGCCGCTTTCTGATTGCCCGAGCCGAGGCGGCCATGCTAACTGGGCGGCGCGCGGGTATGATGTAATGGTAGCCTGTCAGCTTCCCAAGCTGAACGCGCGGGTTCGATTCCCGCTACCCGCTCCAAATCATCAAAGCTAAATAATTGATCCGGCAGAGCCTGCGGCAAGGCCGAACGCATATACAACGGCCAGGCGCGGTTTATGAAAACTCATCCTGTGACGCGATTTGTGCCACAACATGTGACCCAATATTGCGACCATCTACCCTTGCCAAATCGAATCCCGATTTACGACGCTTAGACGTAAATCGGGAGGCAACAGCACTGTTTCGATGTCCGCTTACTTCAGAATTTATAATTCAACCGCGCCAGAACAAGGTCTGTATCTCCGCCTGTTTTGAAGCCTTGCACGCTGGGACCCTTGGGAACCGTGAAGGACACATCACGCTCTGTTTCAAAGATCCGATTGTATTCGACGCCAAGCGACCAGTTTTGGCTAAGCGCGTATTCTGTGCCAACGCCCACAGTTCCGCCAAAACGGGTTTTGACCCCTGTTTCGGAGGCTAAAACACCGCCTGGAGCCAAAAACTGATAGTTGCGACGCGTGATAGCTGCACCGCCTTTCACATAGACTAGGAAATCATTCCATGCGTAACCGACCTGTCCGGTAAACAAGCCAAAAGCCTTTGTCTTGGAACGAACGATACCGCCGGGAACAAGGAGGTTGTCGCTACTACCCGACAGGTCAGCCCAGTTGCCTTGTCCTTCCAGCCCAGACACCCAGCCATCCATCTGCCAGCGGTAGCCAACCTGGCCGCCGACGGTCCCGCCATTTCCATCATAATCAGCGGCAGTTCCCACTCCGATCACAGATCGATTATCGTGACTTTGGCCCCACCCGCCGTTGATGCCGGCATAAAAACCGCTCCAATCGCGGCCTATGGTGATCTCCGTATTGGGTGCAGCTCCGGCGCTGGAAGCAGAAATATCCGCGGCTGCGGCGGGCACCATAGGTGCGGTTAAAGAAAATACGGTGAGCAGAAATACCCTCATGGAGATGTAGCCCCTTTCCCTAGACGCTATCCGCGTTAAAATTATGTAATGTAATAACATAAACAAACTTAATGTCTAGAGCCTTCATTGAAGCACTCCGGAGAGGGCAGGCTTGCTATGTTGACCACGTCATTTCGTGACACGATTTGCGCCACAATCCATGACATCAAACTCATGGCCAACGGTGCTTAGCCATTGATTTTACGGTACAAGAATTTCGGCTCTGCGCCCGCTACCCCGCTCCAGCTCATTTCGTGGTTTCGGCGCCGGGAAGGGTGAACGTCTCCGCCGTGCTTCCCGTCGTATCCGCGCAACACCGCGTTGAAATCCGCGTGATCCGGCAAGCCGCCGCTATTTCCAATCGGCATGGTTGCACGTAGGATGCGCTCGTCTGCACAGGGGCATCCGATGAAGCGCTACTTCATTGCTTTCGCCTTGCTCGCCACGCCGATCAGCGGAGCGTTTGCTGCTGACGCGGTTGTGGACCTTCCTGTCGCCTCGACTTTCGACTGGAATGGCGCCTATCTCGGCGGCCAGGCCGGATATGGCTGGGGCCGCGCCGACAATTCGTTTCCTTCCAATCCCGCAGCCGAAATCAGCGGCAGCGTCGATGGCGGATTTGGCGGCCTTTATGGCGGCTGGAACATCCAGAACGGCAATTTCGTCGGCGGCATCGATGCCGACATCAACTATTCAGGGATCAAGGGCACGTCCACCAATGCGGCAACCGGGGAATCGCTCAACACCAAGGTGACCTGGACCGGCGACATACGCGGGCGCGTCGGCTACGCAATGGACAATCTGCTCATCTACGGTGCCGGCGGCCTGGCGCTTGGCGGCATCAAGGTGAATGTCTCCAACGCCGGCGGCACCTTTGCCAGCGCCAGCGAAACCCGTGCGGGCTGGACGCTTGGCGCCGGCGCTGAATATGCGTTCTCGAACAATTGGGTCGGTCGCGCGGAATATAAATACACCGACTTCGGCAAGGTCGGTTATTCCGCTCCCGCGGGCGATGGCTCGGTCGAGGTCAACACCAACACGCTTGCCATCGGCTTCGCTTACAAATTCTGAGCGATTTCAGGCTTGCAGGCCTATTGGGCGGCGGGTCCGTTTCGATAGGCGATGCCAGTCGCGCCGGTCCCTGGCAGTACCATGCAGCGATCCACCAAGCCTGTCGTGACGTATTTCACGCGATAGATGCCATTGGCGTTAATTGCCGCAGCCTGCTGCTTCAAGGCATTCAGCGCATCGGTTGACGGCGGCGCGGTATCGAAGGGACCCTTGGCGCAAACGACGGCGGAAACCCGGCTCATGATGATGCCGTTGATCGGCAGATCATCCATGATCGCGATATCGGCACCTGCCGGCGCCGACGGCTTCGGGCCGCCGGCACAGGCGGCCAGCGACATCACGGCAATGATCCAAAGGGCATGAGCGCGCATCCCGTTTTCATGCCAGCTATGCTCGCCCGATGCAACAAGGCGACCGGCTTGTCGCGGCAGGCTGCTCGCGCCCCTTTGGGCCGAGACCTTTCAGCTCACTTCCTTGAGGATGAAATCGTAGAGCATCTTGGCGGCGGGAGAGAGCACGCGCTGCTTCATGGTGATCAGCGAATAGGGCCTAACCTCGATGTCGAAATCGGTCGGCACGACATCGATGGCGCCGGCGAGACCGTCCGCCCCCTGGATGAACTTCGCCACCTGGACCGATACCGGTGCGATGGCCTCCGACTGCGAAACCATCACCAGCGTCAAAAGCAGCGAGCTGGTGTTGAAGATATGCTCGGGCAGCGGGATGTTGCGGTTGAGGAAATTCGCCTCCATCACCTGCCGCAACGGCGAGCTGCCGGACTGGAACACCCAATCATAGCCGGCGGTCTCTTCCAGGCGAACCGCTTTCCTGCCCATCAGCGGATGACCGCGCCGGACGATCAGGCAAGCCTTTTCGATGCCGATGACGCGACTTTCGAACAGGCGCGGATTGAGGTCGTCGGGGATGCGGGCGATGATGAAATCGTGCCGCATGGCGATCAGTTCCCGCGCCAGCACGTTGCTGGTCTCGACCTGCATGGTGATCTCGATGCGCGGATAGAGTTTGCGAATTTCGCGGATCGCCGGAACGGCCAGTTCGATCGCCGGCGCCGTCACTGCTCCGAGGAACACCGAGCCGCCCTTGCCGGCCTTGAGCTCGGCGATCTCCCGGTCCGTCTCGCGCATCTCGATCAGGATGATGCGCGCGCGCCGCACCAGCGCCTTGCCATAAGGCGTCAACGCCACGCCACGCGGCAGGCGCTCGCACAAGGGAACGTTGAGAATGGCCTCCATCTCGGCGATCATGCGCGAGGCGGCCGGCTGGGAAATGTTCATGACCTGCGCCGCCGCGCTGACCCGGCCGTGATCGTCGAGCGCCACGATCATGCGCATGTGACGCAAGCTGAGCCCACTGTGCAGAAGCGCGGTACCGTCGCCGCGCTCGCCATTGTTGCGCTGGGTGTCCACTGACGCCTTGCCGATCTCGACCATGTCCTACCCCATCTGCACGGCCCGAAGGCCGTACGCATATCAGATTCGATATACCAAACATCGAAGATCGAATTTGACAGTTATGGCAAAGAGACACAACCTTCGCGCGCCACGCCTGCCGCGACCTTCACCGACCCACCGGGGCCGGTTGGAACCGGACGGCGAGGATCGATTGGGAGGTTAGCAGGATCGATATGCTCGTCGGCGCGATGCGCCCGGCGAGAGTGGCCGGGCGAAACAGGCCGGGCGCCGCTTTCATCAACTAGGGAGAGAGTACCGTGAAGATCATCAAGACGTTCGTCGCCGCGCTCGCGGTCGGCATCGCGGCCATGAGCTATTCGGCGCAGGCCGCGGAAAAGGGCCTTGTCGGCGTGCTGATGCCGACCAAGACCTCGCAGCGCTGGATCAACGATGGCGATGCCGTCAAGTCGCAGCTCGAGGCGCTCGGCTACACCGTCGACCTGCAATATGCGCAGGACGACATTCCAAACCAGCTGAGCCAGCTGGAAAACGAAATCACCAAGGGTCCGAAAGCGCTGATCATCGCCTCGATCGACGGCACCACCATGGGTGACGCACTGCAGAAGGCCAACGACGCCGGCGTTGTCGTCATCGCTTATGACCGCCTGATCAAGAAGACGCCGAATGTCGACTACTACACCACCTTCGACAATTTCGGCGTCGGCGTGATCCAGGCCGACTCGCTGGTGAAGGGCCTCAAGGAGCGTTTCCCCAACACCAAGCCCTGGAATGTCGAGCTGTTCGGCGGCTCGCCGGACGACAACAATGCCTTCTTCTTCTACAACGGCGCCATGTCGGTGCTGCAGCCGCTGATCGACAACGGCACTGTCAAGGTCAAGTCGGGCCAGATGGGCATGGACAAGGTCGGCACGCTGCGCTGGCTGGCCGCCACCGCGCAGGCCCGCATGGACAACCTGCTCTCCGCCAACTACTCGGACGGCAGCCGCGTCGACGGCGTATTGTCTCCCTATGACGGCCTGTCGCGCGGCATCACCGCCTCGCTCCGCGCCGTCGGCTACGGCACTGCCGCTCAGCCCTGGCCGATCGTCAGCGGCCAGGACGCCGAGACCGCCTCGGTCAAGCTGATCATCTCGGGCGAACAGTATTCGACCGTGTTCAAGGACACGCGCGAATTGGCCAAGTCGACGGTGCAGCTCGTCGACAAGGTGCTGTCGGGCGGCAAGCCGGACGGCCTCGACACCAAGACCTACAACAACGACGTCAAGGTCGTTCCCTCGATCCTGTTGACGCCGCATGAGGTCGACAAGGCGAACTACGAGAAGCTGGTCGTCGAGTCCGGCTACATCAAGGCCGAAGAACTGAAGTAATTCGTCCTTGCCTCGGGCTCCGCGCCAGGCGCGGAGCCCCCTTTTTAGACACTCCACCCTTCGGTATCATGCGGCAGAGGCGGCACGCCCGGCTTCGCCCGCTGGCAAACCAGGTTTTCGTGATGGCACAGACCATTCTGGAGATGCGCGACATCACCAAAACGTTCCCGGGCGTCAAGGCGCTGTCGAACGTCAACCTGCGCGTCGAGGAAGGCGAGATCCACGCGGTGGTCGGCGAGAACGGCGCCGGCAAGTCGACGCTGATGAAGGTTCTGTCCGGCGTCTATCCAACCGGCTCCTATGACGGCAAGATCATCTATCGCGGCCAGGAGTGCCATTTCAAAGGCATCCACGACAGCGAAAACCTCGGCATCGTCATCATCCACCAGGAGCTTGCGCTGGTGCCGATGCTGTCGATCGCCGAAAACATCTTTCTCGGCAACGAACACGCCCGCTACGGCATCATCGACTGGAATGCCAACGAAGCGCGCACCCGCGCCTTGCTGAAGAAGGTCGGTCTCACCGAGGACCCCAAGACCCTCATCACCAATATCGGCGTCGGCAAGCAGCAATTGGTGGAAATCGCCAAGGCGCTCAGCAAGGAAGTGCGACTGCTGATCCTCGACGAGCCGACGGCCAGCCTGTCGGAGAAGGACAGCCAGGCGCTGCTCGACCTGCTGCTCGAGTTCAAGCGACAAGGCATCACCTCGATCCTCATCTCGCACAAGCTCAACGAGGTGAACCGGGTCGCCGACCATGTCACCATCATTCGCGACGGGCGCACCATCGAGACGCTGTCGCGGCAGGACATCAGCGAAGACCGTATCATCACCTCGATGGTGGGCCGCTCGCTCGACGATCGCTATCCGCCGCGCGAACCGCAGGTCGGCGAGGTCATCTTCGAGGTCAAGAACTGGTCGGTCTACCATCCGCTCCACGCCGAGCGGCAAGTGATCAAGGGCATCGACCTCAATGTCCGCAAGGGCGAAGTGGTGGGCATTGCCGGACTGATGGGCGCCGGGCGCACCGAATTCGCCATGAGCCTGTTCGGCCGCTCCTA
The genomic region above belongs to Mesorhizobium terrae and contains:
- the mmsA gene encoding multiple monosaccharide ABC transporter ATP-binding protein codes for the protein MAQTILEMRDITKTFPGVKALSNVNLRVEEGEIHAVVGENGAGKSTLMKVLSGVYPTGSYDGKIIYRGQECHFKGIHDSENLGIVIIHQELALVPMLSIAENIFLGNEHARYGIIDWNANEARTRALLKKVGLTEDPKTLITNIGVGKQQLVEIAKALSKEVRLLILDEPTASLSEKDSQALLDLLLEFKRQGITSILISHKLNEVNRVADHVTIIRDGRTIETLSRQDISEDRIITSMVGRSLDDRYPPREPQVGEVIFEVKNWSVYHPLHAERQVIKGIDLNVRKGEVVGIAGLMGAGRTEFAMSLFGRSYGRRITGEVSLRGKPVDLSSVGRAVEQGIAYVTEDRKTYGLNLIDHIKHNITLAHLDGVSKKGVINDLRELSVANDYRGKTNIRASSVYQMTGNLSGGNQQKVVLSKWLFANPEVLILDEPTRGIDVGAKYEIYTIIARLAAEGKAIIVISSEMPELLGITDRIYVMNEGRMVGEMAASDASQEKIMRAIVRGEGKAS
- the chvE gene encoding multiple monosaccharide ABC transporter substrate-binding protein, which encodes MKIIKTFVAALAVGIAAMSYSAQAAEKGLVGVLMPTKTSQRWINDGDAVKSQLEALGYTVDLQYAQDDIPNQLSQLENEITKGPKALIIASIDGTTMGDALQKANDAGVVVIAYDRLIKKTPNVDYYTTFDNFGVGVIQADSLVKGLKERFPNTKPWNVELFGGSPDDNNAFFFYNGAMSVLQPLIDNGTVKVKSGQMGMDKVGTLRWLAATAQARMDNLLSANYSDGSRVDGVLSPYDGLSRGITASLRAVGYGTAAQPWPIVSGQDAETASVKLIISGEQYSTVFKDTRELAKSTVQLVDKVLSGGKPDGLDTKTYNNDVKVVPSILLTPHEVDKANYEKLVVESGYIKAEELK
- a CDS encoding outer membrane protein, producing MRVFLLTVFSLTAPMVPAAAADISASSAGAAPNTEITIGRDWSGFYAGINGGWGQSHDNRSVIGVGTAADYDGNGGTVGGQVGYRWQMDGWVSGLEGQGNWADLSGSSDNLLVPGGIVRSKTKAFGLFTGQVGYAWNDFLVYVKGGAAITRRNYQFLAPGGVLASETGVKTRFGGTVGVGTEYALSQNWSLGVEYNRIFETERDVSFTVPKGPSVQGFKTGGDTDLVLARLNYKF
- a CDS encoding DUF6460 domain-containing protein encodes the protein MSALTRFLGDTPLKILLKLVVVSFLVGIVMSAFGWSPFDVLYGIQNFFLDLWHMGFRAIDRFVGYILLGAAIVVPAFIILRLASYRK
- a CDS encoding outer membrane protein yields the protein MKRYFIAFALLATPISGAFAADAVVDLPVASTFDWNGAYLGGQAGYGWGRADNSFPSNPAAEISGSVDGGFGGLYGGWNIQNGNFVGGIDADINYSGIKGTSTNAATGESLNTKVTWTGDIRGRVGYAMDNLLIYGAGGLALGGIKVNVSNAGGTFASASETRAGWTLGAGAEYAFSNNWVGRAEYKYTDFGKVGYSAPAGDGSVEVNTNTLAIGFAYKF
- a CDS encoding LysR family transcriptional regulator codes for the protein MVEIGKASVDTQRNNGERGDGTALLHSGLSLRHMRMIVALDDHGRVSAAAQVMNISQPAASRMIAEMEAILNVPLCERLPRGVALTPYGKALVRRARIILIEMRETDREIAELKAGKGGSVFLGAVTAPAIELAVPAIREIRKLYPRIEITMQVETSNVLARELIAMRHDFIIARIPDDLNPRLFESRVIGIEKACLIVRRGHPLMGRKAVRLEETAGYDWVFQSGSSPLRQVMEANFLNRNIPLPEHIFNTSSLLLTLVMVSQSEAIAPVSVQVAKFIQGADGLAGAIDVVPTDFDIEVRPYSLITMKQRVLSPAAKMLYDFILKEVS